Genomic segment of Bartonella bacilliformis KC583:
ATCCGCTTGAAGGTAAAATTTTTGATCAAGATGATCCTACAACTTTTATAACAATTGCAACAACACGTCCTGAAACAATGCTTGGTGATACAGGAATCGCAGTTAATCCTAGAGATCATCGTTATAAAGATCTCATAGGTAAAAATGCTATTTTACCATTTGTGGGTCGTAAATTGTTGATTGTTGGTGATGATTATGCTGACCCTGAAGAGGGAAGCGGTGCTGTAAAAATCACGCCGGCACACGATTTTAATGATTTTGAAATTGGGAAAAAGAATAATTTACCTTTGATCAATATTTTTACGCAGAGAGCTAAAATCTTTTTGCGTGATAATGAAGCATTCTTTGATGGTTTGGTTGTGTCGGATCAATTAAAAGAGTTGGTAAAGAATGTAGATCAATCTGATCGTTTTGTTGCGCGAGATAGAATTGTTTCTCTTATGGAAGAAGGAGGGTATTTGGTAACAGTTGATGATCATTTGCATACTGTTCCTCATGGTGATCGAAGTGGGGTTCCCATTGAACCGCTTCTAACAGATCAATGGTATGTCAATGCTGCGGAATTAGCGAAGCCAGCGATAGAGGCTGTTCATCAGGGAAAGATGCATTTTGTTCCAGATAGTTGGAAAAAGACCTATTTCAATTGGATGGAAAATATTCAACCGTGGTGTATTTCTCGCCAATTATGGTGGGGACATCAGATTCCTGCTTGGTATGGTCCTGATGGTACGATTTTTGTTGAAAAAAATGAAGAAGAGGCATTAGCTTCAGCTTTGTCTTATTATGGCACAGAAGTTAAATTAACTCGTGATCAGGATGTTTTGGATACTTGGTTCTCATCAGCTCTTTGGCCTTTTTCGACTTTAGGTTGGCCTCATAAAACTAATGAATTAACGACATTTTACCCAACATCTTTATCGGTTACCGGATTTGATATTATTTTTTTCTGGGTTGCTCGTATGATGATGATGGGTATTCACTTTATGGGTGAGGTGCCTTTTCCAATCGTTTATGTTCACGCTCTTGTACGGGATGCGCATGGCGCGAAGATGTCAAAGTCTAAAGGAAACATTGTTGATCCATTAGAGCTCATTGATCAATATAGTGCAGATGCGTTGCGTTTTACCTTAGCGATTATGGCAGCGCAAGGTCGTGATGTAAAACTTGATCCTTCCCGTATTGCGGGTTACCGCAATTTTGCTACAAAATTGTGGAATGCGGCTCGATTTGCAGAAATTAATAACGTTAAGCATGATTTAGCGTTTAAGCCAGAACAAACAAAACTTGCATTTAACCGTTGGATTTTAACAGAATTATCTAAAACGGTTTCGATAGTAACTTCTAGTATTGAAAATTATAAATTTAATGAAGCTGCTAGCGCACTTTACCGATTTATTTGGAATGCATTATGTGATTGGTATCTTGAATTTCTTAAACCTATATTTCAGGGAGGAGATGAAGATTCTAAGAAAGAAGCACAAGCATGTACTGCTTGGGTGCTAGATGAGGTTTATAAGCTTCTCCATCCTTTCATGCCCCATATAACAGAAGAGTTGTGGTCGCTTACAGCAATGCCAGGTACGAAGCGTGAAGATATGTTGGCATTAACACAGTGGCCACAGATAATCTTTTCAGATGAAGAAGCTGCAGCTGATGTTAATTGGCTTATTGATGTTATTAGTGGTATTCGCTCTATTCGCTCTGAGATGAATATTCCAGCAGCTGCACTTGCGCCTCTTGTTATCATCACAGAAGGCGGGGAGGAAATACAGGAACGTGTACAACGTTATGAGGCTATTCTTAAGAGGCTAGCACGCGTTGAGACAATTTGTTTTTCTAATAAAATTCCAGAAGTATCAGCCCAAATTATTCTAGGAAAGGAAACTTTTTGTTTATTGTTGGGGCAGTTGATTGATTTAGATGCTGAACGTGCACGCTTGATAAAAGATATCAGTAAAATCGAGCAAGATATTGAAAAAATATCAATTAAATTAAACAATCCAAAATTTGTAGAAAATGCAAAACTAGAAATTGTTGAAAGTGAACGTAAAAGAATCCTAGAATTGCATGCTGCAAGAGAAAAGGCTTCTGTTGCTTTAGAGCGGCTGGCTTAGTTATTTTCTGATTCATTATTATATTATCGTAACAAATTTGAGATTTTTAATGCTTTATTTTTATCGTTGGAAAACATTTCAAATGTGTATGCAAAAATTCATGATTAGCACGTGACAGTGAGATGAAGTCAGGTATTTTGATAATAAAAATAATGGATGCTATAAGTGAACAATAGCTGTGAGGGTTTTTCTTAAAAAATGTTTTAAAGGAAGGGGATGAAAAAAATCTTGAGCAGGTAATGCAGTGATATTCGCCTGCAACCAAGAAAAAAAATTTCTTGCTCAGACTATGCCTGGAAATATGGTACTAAAAAAATAGCTCGTTGTTCAGAAAATTAATTTCAATTTACAATAAAGCCAGTACAGGAGACAAAAATTAGTTTCATTCTATCTATGAAAGGTAAATTTTTGCTATTGATGGCAAACTTAAAATAGAATGCGTGGCAAAAGTTGTTGGATAACTGATTATAAGAAAGCAGCTTGTTAGTTGTGTATTTGGGCGTAGAAATTTAGCCTTTTATTTATAGGGTCTGTAATATAGAGATAGCCCAAACACAACATCGCAATTTAATGACTGAGAATTTTTGATAAAAACTCTTGCGCACGCGGAGTTCTATTCTGTGGGTTAGAGAAAAACTCTTCAGATGAACAATCTTCGAGAATCGCCCCTTGATCCATAAAAATTATTCGCTTCGATACTTTCTGTGCAAAACTCATTTCATGAGTTACACAAATCATTGTCATGCCTTCCTCTGCTAAGCCCGTCATGACGTCTAATACTTCACTTACCATTTCAGGATCTAAAGCAGAAGTTGGCTCATCAAAAAGCATAACAAGCGGATCCATGGTTAAAGCACGAGCAATAGCAACGCGCTGTTGTTGACCTCCAGAAAGTTGACCAGGGTATTTATCTTTATGTTCAATAAGCCCAACACGTTCAAGATATAACAAGCCGCGCTCAAGTGCTTCTTTTTTGCTACGCTTTAAAACCTTAATTTGTGCAATTGTTAAATTTTCTGTGACGGATAAATGTGGAAAAAGTTCAAAATGTTGAAAAACCATCCCTACATGACTACGTAGTTTAGGTAAATTTGTTTCTTTTGAGTGCACTGGTATTCCATTAATCCAGATTTCACCTTTTTGAAAAGGTACCAGAGCGTTAATAGTTTTAATAAAGGTTGATTTACCTGATCCCGATGGTCCGCAAACAACTACAACCTCTCCCTTATCGATA
This window contains:
- a CDS encoding valine--tRNA ligase; this translates as MLEKTYNAAAVESRIAKQWETRGAFKAGAGSKSCTEAFCVMLPPPNVTGSLHMGHALNATIQDIMVRFQRMHGKNVLWQPGMDHAGIATQMVVERQLAERQEPTRQEMGREKFIERVWKWRHEAGNVISSQLRRLGVSCDWSRERFTMDEGLSEAVREVFVRLYKQGLIYKDKRLVNWDPKLLTAISDLEVESKEIQGHLWHFRYPLEGKIFDQDDPTTFITIATTRPETMLGDTGIAVNPRDHRYKDLIGKNAILPFVGRKLLIVGDDYADPEEGSGAVKITPAHDFNDFEIGKKNNLPLINIFTQRAKIFLRDNEAFFDGLVVSDQLKELVKNVDQSDRFVARDRIVSLMEEGGYLVTVDDHLHTVPHGDRSGVPIEPLLTDQWYVNAAELAKPAIEAVHQGKMHFVPDSWKKTYFNWMENIQPWCISRQLWWGHQIPAWYGPDGTIFVEKNEEEALASALSYYGTEVKLTRDQDVLDTWFSSALWPFSTLGWPHKTNELTTFYPTSLSVTGFDIIFFWVARMMMMGIHFMGEVPFPIVYVHALVRDAHGAKMSKSKGNIVDPLELIDQYSADALRFTLAIMAAQGRDVKLDPSRIAGYRNFATKLWNAARFAEINNVKHDLAFKPEQTKLAFNRWILTELSKTVSIVTSSIENYKFNEAASALYRFIWNALCDWYLEFLKPIFQGGDEDSKKEAQACTAWVLDEVYKLLHPFMPHITEELWSLTAMPGTKREDMLALTQWPQIIFSDEEAAADVNWLIDVISGIRSIRSEMNIPAAALAPLVIITEGGEEIQERVQRYEAILKRLARVETICFSNKIPEVSAQIILGKETFCLLLGQLIDLDAERARLIKDISKIEQDIEKISIKLNNPKFVENAKLEIVESERKRILELHAAREKASVALERLA
- a CDS encoding amino acid ABC transporter ATP-binding protein, which translates into the protein MSTHMIQIKNVSNWYGEVNILKNCTTNIDKGEVVVVCGPSGSGKSTFIKTINALVPFQKGEIWINGIPVHSKETNLPKLRSHVGMVFQHFELFPHLSVTENLTIAQIKVLKRSKKEALERGLLYLERVGLIEHKDKYPGQLSGGQQQRVAIARALTMDPLVMLFDEPTSALDPEMVSEVLDVMTGLAEEGMTMICVTHEMSFAQKVSKRIIFMDQGAILEDCSSEEFFSNPQNRTPRAQEFLSKILSH